Within Candidatus Poribacteria bacterium, the genomic segment CAGAATCGCGACAAAGCTCAGCACATAACCGACGATGAACGCCCAATCCAGAGTGGTGAAATCAGGCCGGATATCCCGTAGATTCGGTGTCTCTTGTGGGTATCCGATTCGCCAAACCGGTCTCGCGTTGGCGATGTGGCGAACGAAATTACGCCCAATAGCATGCTTGGGTAGAAATGCCTCATCGCCTTCCGCACAGAAACGGAGGGGTGAGGGTGCTTTATGGAGGTCTCCAGGTCCTTCAGTCGCGAGGCGGTATAAACTGGTGCTACGTGCCTCTAACGTCTTTATAGCATCAGCAGCAGCGTTGTGATATGCTTGTGTCCGCGCCGGATGTTCACGCAAATGCACAACAGCATTGGTTAGCATCAATACCAGAAGCAGAACAGTTGCTAATGCGAAACGTAGGCTATTCAGGTTGTCGTAGATTTCACGTTTTGCAATATGCCACATCAACCTACACCTCACTTCTGATGAAAATGAGAACGATGCCCATAAACAGCGCGAGGTTACATATTAATAAGAGGAATAGGTCTGGCAATGCCCGTTTTGCATTCAGCCGGACATCACTTCTCTCAAAGCTAAACTCGGGGAGTGTGCTCCAGTCTACTGCACCTTTATCAGCAATGAACCACTCTCGTGAAGCAAACGCCTCCTTCGCGTAGAAATAGTCAATTAGGATCCTCCGGTAACGTCGCGCCGCGTCGAAAAAATCTCTGAGACCCAAAAAGTCAGTTCCTACCCACGCCTGTGTTGCGGCATCGTAGATGCCCACGGGTGAAAGTTTCAACAGTGTTCTATCCATTTCGGCTTGTCGAACAAAAATGTCATCGAGTGCCTGCTTTTGGATGAACCATGCTCTTTCTGCGGCATCGACAACCAACGGTTCAACATAAGCGTAGTATCTCTTGGCAATCGGGACATACTGTTCAAAGTCGGGAGAAATTTCCGAAATCTCGCTCATATTTTCGAGATATGGCGAGAGGGTTACTGGATCTATGTATGCATCCGTGTAAATTCCTAACACTTCATTAAACCGAGAGTCCTTTCCGACGACCCCCTCCCTTTCAAGGAACTTTTGTCGTTCCCTCTTATATTCGTCCACAATCTGTTGAATTTGATTTTTCGCGATCTTTGTGCGCGCCTGAATATCACCGCCGGGGTTAACCGTTGCCCGAATCAGATTTGGGTACAAGAGTATCAGAAATCCCCATATAAACATTGCCAACATCAACGCCGTACCCGTTCTACGGGTCGTCGCAGAAATCAACAATCCGATGAGGTAGAACAGAGACAGATAAGCAAACGATGTAAGCACAATCCCGGCGATGCGGAGAAAATCAGCTGTTGATAATGGAATCGAACCTGTTAGTAACAACAGCGCAAAGAGTAGGCTTAATAGCAATGGAACTAACAGACACGCCATCGCACTCATATATTTTGCAAGCAGGATCTCTCCGCGTCCGACAGGCTGTGCGAGGACGAGACGTAACGTGCCGCGCTCACGTTCCCCCGCAATCGCATCGTAAGCGAATATCAATCCCATTAAACTTAAGACGACCTCAAAGACAAACACAATATCCATTGAAGAGAAGAAGGCGATAAATGGGTTATCTGTGCCGTGCATCTGAGCATCCCAGAGCGTCGGCACAAATCCGTGCCAGATGCCGCTAAGGTTACCTAAGCGTTTATCTAACCCGACATTGAAAATGCTCAATGGATTCGGCGGACGGTCAACGAACAGGTACATCGTGGAATAGGTCTGCGCCTCCCGTAATTGCGCATCATGCATTTTGACGGCATCGTTGTAACTCTCCAACCGCTGTTTGTAATCTTGAATAAGCACAGCAGTATTCGCAACAACGAGCAGCAATGTGATGAGCAGGACCGCTGCGAAACGAAAGGTCATCAGATTGTCAAGGAGTTCTCGGCGAATAAGTGTCATTAACATTTATTATACCTCGGCCCGCACAAACGCGAGATACGCTGCGGATAGAAGCACCATAACAAACAAAGCCAACAATAGTATCTCTATTGCTCTGTTATTGAGGTCTTGACTGAGGTCGAATGTATCTTCAAATTTCGGAACCGCCTCTGGGCTGACAGGTTTCTGGGACATGCCTTCACGAATGTTTATGATATGGCGGCTTTCAGGGTCCCCTCTATCCCTGTCAACGATGAATTCACGGAGCTGTCGGGCGTAGTGTTGTGTATTCTCCACAAATTGCAGGTGCCGCTCAAATCCGGTACCAGCAAACGCTTCAATCAGGTGCTGCAGAAGTGTAGTGGGTGAGATGCTGGTGATGGCGCGGGCGCGGTGCATCTGAGCACTCCGGTACTTTAATTGCTCTTCCTGCCAGCGTTCCCGTCTTTCAGCGTTTTCAGTGTAAAAATCGCTTTTTCCTCTTAACGTCCTGTCATCCAATTCATCCGACCAGATCCACTCATCGTATTTATCCCATAGGTCCTCTTGAACTGGATTCCGCTGTTGCCAATATTTATTGAAGGACACGGCAGGTGAAAAGCTGCTCGCAATTGAAGCGAGGGTACTCGGCATAAAAGCGACAAAGGTTACCCACGTCAAAA encodes:
- a CDS encoding ABC transporter permease subunit; amino-acid sequence: MLMTLIRRELLDNLMTFRFAAVLLITLLLVVANTAVLIQDYKQRLESYNDAVKMHDAQLREAQTYSTMYLFVDRPPNPLSIFNVGLDKRLGNLSGIWHGFVPTLWDAQMHGTDNPFIAFFSSMDIVFVFEVVLSLMGLIFAYDAIAGERERGTLRLVLAQPVGRGEILLAKYMSAMACLLVPLLLSLLFALLLLTGSIPLSTADFLRIAGIVLTSFAYLSLFYLIGLLISATTRRTGTALMLAMFIWGFLILLYPNLIRATVNPGGDIQARTKIAKNQIQQIVDEYKRERQKFLEREGVVGKDSRFNEVLGIYTDAYIDPVTLSPYLENMSEISEISPDFEQYVPIAKRYYAYVEPLVVDAAERAWFIQKQALDDIFVRQAEMDRTLLKLSPVGIYDAATQAWVGTDFLGLRDFFDAARRYRRILIDYFYAKEAFASREWFIADKGAVDWSTLPEFSFERSDVRLNAKRALPDLFLLLICNLALFMGIVLIFIRSEV